The Enterobacter asburiae sequence AAAGCCCATAAATCACATTACGGCATGATGCTTGTGTTTGGGTTCTCAATCGACGATTTCAGAAACCTTATACTTCAATCTGATCTATACCGAACTCTGCAATTCCCTGAATCATTCCCTATCGGTGACGGCTTAGATCCCATCACAAACAAGGTAATCCTGAAATTCGATGAATCCCTGTTTGAGGGGATGAATGGTTACTGGCATGAAGAGTTTCTCAGCTACTGTGAATCAATGGAGATCCTGAACTCTCAACCTCTCGACTTCATAAAAGAACATGCCCGGAATGCTGTATCAACGGCACTTGTCACCGCAACACCGATGATCAGCCCGGCAACGCAATACTGTGTATCCACCTATTCCATCAAAAAGCAAATGTGGATCGTATCTTCTCTGGCAGTGAATGGTTCCAAACCTGCTAACAAACTTCATTAAGGATGATTCTATGGCTACTGGTCATTTTTTGAGGATTGGCGACAAAACAACGTGCGGCGGTAGTATTCTTTCAGGGTCCCCAAATCACAGCTTTGGAGGGATTGCGACCGCGAGAAATGGCGATTCAGTCTCTTGTGGTAAAGATGGCAAGGTATACCATATCGCAGGTGGTATACCCACTTACTCGATTCATGGAGTTGCCGCAGCAGGTACCTTGCATAGCCGCAGTACATGCCCCTGTAACGCAAGTTTCATTTCGTCATTCCCAAATGCTTCCTATTGGGTTGAGGAGAAGAAAGCGGTTAAGGCTGTCCCTGTAGTTACTGCCGCCCCTTTAGCTGCTCCACCACCAACAAAAGCGGAAGAACCCGTACAGCACGCCCAGACAGCTAAAAAACCACATAAGGAAGAAACTAAACGTGAACCAGTAGATGCTGGCTTCTGTGTACTTCCTTTCGGTGCTGAAACTGGTGCTTATGAGCGATACTTATTCGAAGGTAGTTCACCAGCAGGTACAAAAGAGCTTTACCGTTCACTGAATGGGGAAGGTAAGGAATATAAAGCGGGTTCTATTATGCTTCTTGTTGATCCTGAAAAGCAGGATGATGAACAGATAGCACATATGCAGTCTGCAAAACAACGTATTGATACAGCATTAGAACCGCTTACACATCAAGAAGCTAACTTCTTACACAATCACTATGGCACAATAGCTAACTTTAGCAACATCGCTGATAAAGGCATTGGCCTTGCTGCTGATCCTGTCGGAAAGTACTTCGAGAATATAGAGAAGATCCTGAAAGAAATTCAGGAAACGTACAAAAATACTTACATGACAAGAGGGGCCTTGATTGGTGAACAGTTCTATGTGAGACGTACACAATTGTTTAAAGAGCTTGAAAGAGAACTAAAAGTAGGTTTCCTAAACAAGGCTATGAAATTTGGCGAGTACACAAAAATAAAAAATGCTCTTGGCTTGTCAACAAGTTCAATTACTCATAAATGGAATGAGACAGGAATAAGTGATATTGATGGCTATGCTACGCATATAAAACGAGCGGCAAAATATGTAGCAGCTATGAGATATGTTGGCTATGTAGGGATCGGCTTTAGTGCCCTTCATTCTATTAATGAAATTAATGAGGCTTGTTCTGTTGGTCGCGAAGATGAATGTACCAAAAAGAAATACACTGAAATAGGTAGTTTTGCAGGTAGCACTGGTGGCGGTATTCTTGCAGGTGGTATGGCTGTTCCACTTTGTATAGCCATTGGCGTTGGTACGGCTGGGACAGGTGGATTAGTTTGTGCTGTTATCGCTGGAGGGACTTTAGGTTATGTTGGTGGGGAAGCTGGCGGCTGGGGGGGCGAAAAGGTAGGAAACACCCTTTATAATGTTATAGAAGGTTCAAAATGAATTCATTGGATCTAATCATAATATGTTTAGCTGCAATATTTGTAACTTCACTGGCGTTTTATCTTATCTATGGGAAATTTACGGAATGTAAATTCGATCTTATCGCGGCTAAGTTTAAACAAAAATTTGGATATACACCATTTTCCATGACTGTTGGTAAAGGTGGAGGCTTTTTCTTTTGGGGATATAAAGAATCCTATCTTATTAGTGCTCTTATATTTCCTAAGTTTCCAGCGACAAAAAAGACACTGACGGAAGAAGAAGTTTCATTCTTTAAAAGTCTAAAAGCCAGTGAAATATCTTGGTTCTATATCAAATATATTGCATTGGTTATCGGATTGTTAAGTTTCATTTGTTTGTTGATTGTACTTAAAGTAAAGCCTGATTAATGTACTGCCAGATAGAACTTAGTCCTTTGTGGCATAACTGATAACTAGCTGATTTGTCATGTAAAATATACATTCTTTAGTTTTCTGAGAAAAGCCGCGAAAGCGGCTTTACTTGTATGTGAATACGAAACCCGCTTAGGTACTGGTGTAAGTATCCCGCATAATCGTGCCATTCATATTTAGAGATCATCCGGCATAATCACTCTGCCAACGAAGGAGATCGCTATGCGTAAAGCCCGTTTTACTGAGCATCAGATCATCGCTGCGATTAAGTCGGTTGAAGCCGGACGAACCGTTAAAGATGTCTGCCGGGAGGCCGGTATCTCTGAAGCCACCTACTACAACTGGAAGTCCAGATACGGTGGCATGGAAGCTTCTGATATTAAAAAAATCAAGGATCTTGAGGACGAGAACCGCCGTCTAAAACAGATGTTTGCCGACCTTAGCCTGGAGAACCGGGCGCTGAAAGACGTTATCGAAAAAAAGCTTTAAAACCAGCCTTTAAGCGTGAGCTGGTCACTCATCTGATAACGACGTTCGGACTCAGTATTCGTCAGACCTGCCGGAGTCTTCATCTGAGCAGAGCGGTTTACCATTACCGCCCGGATACCACACGTGATGAGCCCGTTATTGCCGCATTGCAGGCGGTGGCTGAACGATACCCGCGATATGGTTTTCCGAAGCTTTACCAGGTTTTGCGACGGCAGGGATATCCGTGAAATCACAAAAGGCTCCACCGTATTTACTGTCTGCTGAAGCTGAATTTTCGCCGTAAGGGCAAACAACGGCTGCCGGTACGCAATCCCTCACCACTGGCCACGCCGGAAGCGCTGAACCAGAGCTGGTCTGTCGATTTTATGCATGATGCGCTGGCCTGTGGCCGTCGTTTTCGCACATTCAATGTCGTTGATGACTTTAACCGTGAGGCGTTGTCGATTGAAATCGATCTGAATCTGCCAGCTTTGCGGGTGGTTCGAGTGCTCGACAGGATCGCGGCAAACCGTGGCTATCCGGTCATGCTGCGCATGGATAATGGTCCGGAATTTATCTCTCTGGCGCTGGCTGAATGGGCTGAGAGGCACGCAGTAAAACTGGAGTTTATCCAGCCGGGTAAGCCGACGCAGAATGCTTTCATCGAGCGTTTTAACAGGACATATCGTACAGAAATACTCGATTTTTATCTGTTCAGAACGCTGAATGAAGTGCGGGAAATCACGGAGAAATGGTTATCAGAATATAACTGTGAACGCCCGCATGAATCACTGAACAATATGACACCGGAGGAATATCGACAGCACTATTATTTGGCCGGGATCTCAAAAAATGCCTGGAACTAAAACGGGTCTATTTACAATATAGCGGAAGGGGGTAGGGAAAGGATTCTGACAGTTTAGTACTGTCAGAATCCTTTCGATATCTATCAGAAGATTGAGCAAAAACCGGATCACACTCGATGAAAGTAGTAAATGTTTCACATGTTGACAAAGTTTAGACTGAGTATTCACATTTATCATTTTATGTAATTACGTTATTGTGCTAGGGTGCTGGCTTAAGGTGGTACAGTACTTCCCATCGTTCAACTTGGTGAAATATGGAAAGTACTTTTAGTATTAATTGGTAGTAGCTGATATTTCCTATTGTTGAACGTTAAAAATCAGGTCTATAGCGTGAGATATAGTTAATGGTTGTTGACCAAAACCGCTACGAAATATTGTTTGATCATCTTCTCTTAACGCCTTTGCGTAACCTTCGCGAGTAAGATACTCAGTATTCAGTGCTAACAAGATATGATAGTTGTCTTCTTCCGGTAGTTCAGTAACACCTAGTGCCTCCATGACATGATTTTTGGTTATTGTCCTCTCTTTGATTTTTACGAGTAAACTTTCATCTTTAAGTTTTAGGAATACAGCAATAGCAACTCCAATTTGATACTCCCATTTTAATCCATTATCAAAGCTTGTATTACAAAGAAGTAATAGGCTATAGCATCTTTCGGCATCTCTTAGACTAAAGTTATTGATTCTTAGCAGATAAGATAACACATCCAGTGAAGGTTTAAGATCAATGTTTCTGCTTAATATTTTTTTATTAATATAATTGACGTATTTTGAAAGTGTGTATGATTTCATCCCAGCATTATCATCTTTTGGTAGTGAAACCCATAAATGAATAAATTTATTTAGATACATGCTGGCATCTATGGAACCATATGTTTTTTGTATTACCTTGATAAATTGTTCTTTATCGGTAGAGAGGATGAAGTAAATGTTTTTTGTATTAAAAACATGTTTTATCCTCTCAAGTAACTCAAGAGAGTAATTAGGTCTTGCACGATCTAGTTCATCTATAATAAATATTAACTTTTTTTCAGCGGCAATATCAGAAAGTGTGCTGCGGAAGTGTTCAAGTGTGTTATTCTCTTTATCAAGTTGCGTTATTTTTTCTTCTATATATTTTTCTAACGGGTCATTGATTGCAGAGCTAATATCATCTCCAATATTTTCGAATTCGGAACCTTTCACAGTTCCTAATGTTAGTGCACTGATACCTATTTTAAGAGATGTTTTTAATAATACCGATGCCACTTTTTTGGTGGCGGAGAGATATTTTTCTTTTAAGTTTTCATTGTCTATTTTAGCATATATATGCGATGCTATAGCTATGAAAGGGTCCGATTGAAAATCATTTTGAAATGCATCAAAGTAAACAACATTGAATTTTCCATCTTTGATGATTTCTGCTTCCCACATTTTCAGGAAGGTCGTTTTCCCATTTCCCCATTTTTCATTTAAGGCTATAACAAGGTTTTCATCATCGCTATTTGCAATGATATTTTCAAGTTGAGTGCTGAATTTTTTTCTGTTAAATATATCATTCTCGGTGGTAAATCCTTCGCTACAGTTTATTTCAGGTACAGTAAGTCGCATATAATTCTCCATAATAAATACCCTTCCAGAAAGGTATTAGTAGATTACTATGAACAAAACCTGTTGATATTACTTTTTTTATTATTACCAATCCCATTTAACTGTAGTATCTAGCCCACGCAAATTGGTATGTTCAGTTCGAGTAGCCTTGAGTACTGTTTCACCGGTTTCAATTGAAATGATATCGTATTCTTCGATTTCAGTTTGGCCCATTGTTCCTTTAGTACGGAAATTAGTTCTTATGTATTTGAATTTATCATGAGGATAGTTTTTTTCAAACTGTGTTTCTGTCATTTGACTATTCCCTAAAGTGGGTTCGCAACATTAATATATAAACAACTTCCGAGAGCCTGTACAGAACTGTACAGGCTTTTCTACTTATGCAGGTACTTGTTCAAAGTACTGATTAAGTACCTCAGCAATGCTAGATTCAGTATTAGTACCAATCACAACATTTGCACATGCTTTAACCTCGTCAGAGGCATTACCCATTGCTACACCTAATCCCGCACTTTGTAGCATACTCACATCATTAAAGTTATCGCCAAAAGCGATCACATCCTTCATTGATAAACACTGTGACTCAACCCACTGCGTAAGGCGTTTACCTTTACTATTGCCTGTTTGGGCGATATCAACTTGATCATGCCATGACCATTCACAGGTAAGGCCGATCTCCCTCTCAACCACTTGAGTAAATTTTTTCAACTTATCGATATCACTATCAGTTAGGGCGAACTTCCAGATCTTATCTACGTCACGAGCAGCAGCCCCTAAAGAATCAACGAGTTTGAACACCGGGCGTTGATGTTCAGGTAACGTTCTAGCCCATGTTTCAGTACGTGTAATATGTCCAGTTACTTCACTGTAAAACATTGCATCGTCTGCGTACATTAAGCCATGAACATTATGAGTATCTAGCAGTTTTACAAGTTGCGTAGCCTGATCTGGAAGTAGAGGATCAGAGGTAAGTACTCGTTTTCCTATGTAATCGTAAAGCAATGCCCCGTTACAGCATATAGCGGGTGTATCTAGCTCTAACGCCTGATAGAAAGGATGGATTGCTACATGATGTCGTCCGGTCACGATTACTACCTTTGCACCAGATTTACGGGCATTCTGAAGGGCCAGTATGGATTCAGGGAGTATTTTTTTTTGTGGGGTAAGTAGCGTGCCGTCGAGATCAAGGGCAATAACTTTAAAGGTCATTTCATGTACACATATGAAGTTGATAGATAAAACGATAGTACACCTTATGGGCGATAGGTCAAAAAAGCAGAATGGCAGGTAAAGACTGTGTAAAGTAGTGGGCCAGTCTGCGATTCTAGACGCTCTAAAAGCATCATATGGCGATTTTACATAACAGATTGTAGAAGAGGACTTGATCCGCAACGCCCTAGAGCGGCTTCTATGAGGTTGTGCAAGGTGAATTTGATGAAAGGATTTGTTTAGTTAAATCAATTGGCTGTGTGTTTTGGGTGTTTTTTTGTACAATGCTGCCACTATTCAAATAAGTACCATTACAACAAATTGCAGGTGTATCTAATGCCAGTGCCTGATAAAAAGGATGAATGGCAACGTGATGTCGACCCGTTACGATAAGGAGTTGATATCCTACTTCCTGCGCGCGTTTAAGCGCTTCAAGGGAGGAGGGGAGCAGGGTTTTCTGAGGGGTAAGTAATGTTCCGTCTAAATCCAGTGCAATCACACGCGAGGTCATTTGTTCTTCCGGGTTAATGTTGAATTTTAGGTCTCAGGGGATGTTACGCCGAGAGTAAATCGCTGCAAAATTCCTGGCTAAAATTCAGCATTCACCGTTAAAAATAATCACTTTCACGTGCAGTGAGGAAAGGAGTATTCATGAAACAAACCGTTTATACCGCCAGTCCTGAAAGTCAGCAGATCCACGTCTGGCGCTTGAATGCAGAAGGTTCGCTCACGCTGGTTCAGGTTGTTGATGTGCCGGGCCAGGTGCAACCGATGGTCATCAGCCCGGATAAACGTTTCTTGTACGTGGGTGTGCGCCCGGAGTTTCGCGTGCTGGCCTACCGTATCTCTCCTGACGACGGCGCGCTGACCTACACCGCTGAAGCGCCCTTGCCGGGCAGCCCAACCCACATCTCGACCGATCGTAAAGGCAACTTCGTTTTCAGCGGCTCCTATAATGCGGGCTGCGTCAGCGTGACGCGACTTGAAGATGGTATTCCGACGGATACCGTGGATGTGGTTGAAGGGCTGGAAGGCTGTCACTCGGCGAATATCTCTCCGGACAACCGCACGCTGTGGGTGCCTGCGCTGAAGCAGGATCGTATCTGCCTGTTCACCCTGAGCGACGATGGTCACCTGGTGGCGCAGAATCCGGCTGAGGTCACCACCGTTGAGGGCGCAGGTCCTCGCCATATGGTCTTCCACCCGAACCAGCAATATGCCTACGTCGTCAATGAACTGAACAGCTCTGTGGACGTATGGGAACTGAAAGATCCAAACGGTCAGATTGAGTGCGTGCAGACGCTGGATATGATGCCGTCTGACTTCTCCGATACCCGCTGGGCGGCGGATATTCACATCACGCCGGATGGCCGCCACCTTTACGCCTGCGACCGTACCTCCAGCCTGATTACCGTGTTTAGCGTCTCTGAAGACGGCAGCGTGCTGGCGATTGAAGGTTTCCAGCCAACGGAAACCCAGCCGCGCGGCTTTAATATCGATCACAGCGGTAAATACCTGATTGCGGCGGGGCAGAAATCCCACCACATCGCGCTGTATGAAATCAAAGGCGAGCAGGGGCTGCTGGAAGAGAAAGGACGGTACGCCGTCGGCCAGGGGCCAATGTGGGTAGTGGTAAACGCTCACTAAACCGCTAAAAACAAAAAACCTCGCGAATGCGAGGTTTTTTATGCCCGGTGGTTGCCGGGTGAGCACATCAAAACGTAACCAACACGTCCATCATAATATTGGCTTAAGGTGATGTAAATTCATCATCAACGAAAAAAAGAGATTATGAGACGATGGTGGATATTAATATTCAGTATAAACAGTTACTTATTTGTTTTCTCTTTATAAATTCCTAAACTCCATTTAACTGTTTTTATGTACAGTAATGGTCTGATATCATTCTGTTCGTTGGTTTGATGTGTTGCAGTTCCGCAATTCAGGATCCGTTTCAAGTCCTGGCTGTCGGGTGGTGCCGACAGTGCCTAAACTGCGGAGCACGTCAAAACATAACCAACACACCTCTGGTGACAGGCAGCGGAAAGGTAAATCAGAGGAGAAGTGCTCTATACCAAAGGAGTGGCGTATGAGCGGTGTGGAATGGGCAATTCTGTTCCTGCAACTTATGGTTGCGATTATGCAACTATTGGATGCGTATCTTAAGTTTGGTGCCTGACGTATCCAGTCGCAGTAAAAAGGGGGATTAACATCCCCCTTTTACTCTTATCTTACTGCTTCGGCTCAGCGACCACGTTACTGCCCAGACCGCGGTTGTTGTATTCCCACATGCGGTTGAAGTTCGCGTCGTTCAGGTTGCGCTGCACGTTCCCTTTATCATCCATCGTACCGGTATTGTCGGAGAACGGACGTTTGGAGACAGCGGCATCAGCCCACGGCTTCGCCACGTTAAAGCCTTCGTTGATCACGCTGTCGCGGATAACGACCTGGCCGTTAGTGGCAGAGTCCACGTCCAGAGAGCGGCCCAGCTGCGCCACGCCGTCACCGGCCGCGTTGAAGCGGCTGTTCACGGCCAGGAAGCCGTAGAACAGGTTAGACTGAGTTGCTGGCGCAAACACGTAGCCTTCCTGCTGGGTACGGGAATTCACCACGCGGAAATCGGTGTTATCAAACACTACCGCGCCGCGACCGGACACCAGATCCACGTCACCTTCAACGTAGCTGTTGGTCACCAGCGTACGGGTCAGGCGGTTATTCTGCAGGGTGTTCTGCACGCCGCTGTTGGTCACGAAGAAGGTGTTCTGACGACCCAGAATGTTGACGTTGTTAATCTGCACCTTATCGCCATCGCTACGCAGCGCAACGGCCTGGTGGTTACCGGCATCTACGCTGTCGCCCAGGGTATTCTGGATGGTCAGGTTCTGCAGCTGCAGGCCGTTATTTTGAGACCAGAATACCGCCGAGCACATCACGCCAACGGTGGCGGAACGCTTGCTCTGGCAGTTATCAAACATATACCACGCCGGTTTGCCCGGCATATATTTGCCGGCCGGGTTCACCAGGTGACGCCAGGTGTTGTTGTCAATTTCGGAATCAATCGCCAGGCCAATTTTTACGTCGAGCGCTTTTTCGCCCAGACCGTAAATCGTAATGCTGCCCGGGGCCGCCGGAACATACACGGTGCCTTCATATTCACCCGGCAGGATCGCGATGTACTGGCGAGACGCGCTGTGTTTAGTAATGGCCGCGTCAACCGCAGCCTGAATGGAGGTGTGCGTAACGCCCTGCGCACCCGCCGGGCCAACCACGAAGTCAGGCTGTTTTGGCAGGTTAATTGAAGACGGTGTCCACGGCGCGGCGTTAGGATCCATTGCCGAGAAGTAGTGGGCACGGTCGAAGTTCTTCGCTTCATCTGCGGACAAAATCGGGCGGGAAGCGGTACCGGGCGCTACCTGCTCAGAAGGTCGCTGATCCGGTGGTGTTGAACTGCATGCGGATAATGTCACGCCAAAGGCGAGCGCTAACGCCAGACGGGAAATCCTGGAAATGTTCAAGGTGAAGCTCCTGGGTATGCAAGTCTTTACGGGATAGACGAAATAGCCTGCTTTTTTATACTAAGTTGAGCGAAACGGGAAGATAAAAAGGGTAAAAGTTGCATTTTTTGCCATGAGGTGACGGGAAAGTCATCACAAATAAATAACATTTTCCCTCAAGGCGGTTGACAGCAGACGATGGATGCAAATAAATATCTATACAACCCATGACAAGTGGAATGCCCATGCAGCTTCATCCTGACGATGTAATATGGCGAAATGCGCGACTGGCAACAATGGTTCCCGACACATCCGCGCCCTATGGCCTGAAAGAGCAGCACGCCCTGGTCGTGCGCGGTCAAACTATCCTTGCCGTGATCCCTGAATCTGACATTCCTGCCGGACACCGTCACGTCGTCGATCTTGAGGGACGTCTGGTCACGCCAGGCCTGATTGACTGCCATACCCACCTGGTGTTCGGCGGTGACCGCGCGGCGGAGTGGGAGCAGCGTCTGAACGGCGTCTCTTATCAAACCATCAGCGCCCAAGGGGGCGGGATTAACGCCACCGTGACGGCAACGCGCGGCAGTTCACCGGAAACCCTGCTGACACTGGCGCAGCAACGGCTCCAGCGTCT is a genomic window containing:
- a CDS encoding PAAR domain-containing protein codes for the protein MATGHFLRIGDKTTCGGSILSGSPNHSFGGIATARNGDSVSCGKDGKVYHIAGGIPTYSIHGVAAAGTLHSRSTCPCNASFISSFPNASYWVEEKKAVKAVPVVTAAPLAAPPPTKAEEPVQHAQTAKKPHKEETKREPVDAGFCVLPFGAETGAYERYLFEGSSPAGTKELYRSLNGEGKEYKAGSIMLLVDPEKQDDEQIAHMQSAKQRIDTALEPLTHQEANFLHNHYGTIANFSNIADKGIGLAADPVGKYFENIEKILKEIQETYKNTYMTRGALIGEQFYVRRTQLFKELERELKVGFLNKAMKFGEYTKIKNALGLSTSSITHKWNETGISDIDGYATHIKRAAKYVAAMRYVGYVGIGFSALHSINEINEACSVGREDECTKKKYTEIGSFAGSTGGGILAGGMAVPLCIAIGVGTAGTGGLVCAVIAGGTLGYVGGEAGGWGGEKVGNTLYNVIEGSK
- a CDS encoding pyridoxal phosphatase, giving the protein MTFKVIALDLDGTLLTPQKKILPESILALQNARKSGAKVVIVTGRHHVAIHPFYQALELDTPAICCNGALLYDYIGKRVLTSDPLLPDQATQLVKLLDTHNVHGLMYADDAMFYSEVTGHITRTETWARTLPEHQRPVFKLVDSLGAAARDVDKIWKFALTDSDIDKLKKFTQVVEREIGLTCEWSWHDQVDIAQTGNSKGKRLTQWVESQCLSMKDVIAFGDNFNDVSMLQSAGLGVAMGNASDEVKACANVVIGTNTESSIAEVLNQYFEQVPA
- the pgl gene encoding 6-phosphogluconolactonase, which encodes MKQTVYTASPESQQIHVWRLNAEGSLTLVQVVDVPGQVQPMVISPDKRFLYVGVRPEFRVLAYRISPDDGALTYTAEAPLPGSPTHISTDRKGNFVFSGSYNAGCVSVTRLEDGIPTDTVDVVEGLEGCHSANISPDNRTLWVPALKQDRICLFTLSDDGHLVAQNPAEVTTVEGAGPRHMVFHPNQQYAYVVNELNSSVDVWELKDPNGQIECVQTLDMMPSDFSDTRWAADIHITPDGRHLYACDRTSSLITVFSVSEDGSVLAIEGFQPTETQPRGFNIDHSGKYLIAAGQKSHHIALYEIKGEQGLLEEKGRYAVGQGPMWVVVNAH
- the tisB gene encoding type I toxin-antitoxin system toxin TisB, which gives rise to MSGVEWAILFLQLMVAIMQLLDAYLKFGA
- a CDS encoding putative acyl-CoA thioester hydrolase, with translation MNISRISRLALALAFGVTLSACSSTPPDQRPSEQVAPGTASRPILSADEAKNFDRAHYFSAMDPNAAPWTPSSINLPKQPDFVVGPAGAQGVTHTSIQAAVDAAITKHSASRQYIAILPGEYEGTVYVPAAPGSITIYGLGEKALDVKIGLAIDSEIDNNTWRHLVNPAGKYMPGKPAWYMFDNCQSKRSATVGVMCSAVFWSQNNGLQLQNLTIQNTLGDSVDAGNHQAVALRSDGDKVQINNVNILGRQNTFFVTNSGVQNTLQNNRLTRTLVTNSYVEGDVDLVSGRGAVVFDNTDFRVVNSRTQQEGYVFAPATQSNLFYGFLAVNSRFNAAGDGVAQLGRSLDVDSATNGQVVIRDSVINEGFNVAKPWADAAVSKRPFSDNTGTMDDKGNVQRNLNDANFNRMWEYNNRGLGSNVVAEPKQ